A region from the Lutra lutra chromosome 1, mLutLut1.2, whole genome shotgun sequence genome encodes:
- the SPC24 gene encoding kinetochore protein Spc24 isoform X1, translating to MAAFRDMEEVSQGLLSLLGANRAEAQQRRLLGRHEQVVERLLETQDNAEQRLREILAMEEEVAQSLLDAKERAHRGGVELQQLQEELQKAGEEDTRVKASLRQLTQELEELKEIEASLERQEREVDEDTTVTIPSAVYVAQLYHRISKIEWDYESEAGMVKGIHHGPSVAQPLHLDSTQLSKKFISDYLWSLVDTDW from the exons ATGGCGGCCTTCCGCGACATGGAAGAGGTGAGCCAGGGGTTGCTGAGCCTGCTAGGCGCTAACCGCGCGGAGGCGCAGCAACGGCGGCTGCTGGGACGCCACGAACAAGTGGTGGAGCGCCTGCTGGAGACTCAAGACAACGCCGAGCAACGGCTGCGAG AGATCCTGGCCATGGAGGAAGAAGTTGCCCAGAGCCTCCTTGATGCCAAAGAGCGGGCGCACCGGGGCGGCGTCGAGTTGCAGCAGCTCCAAGAGGAGCTTCAGAAGGCGGGCGAGGAGGACACCCGCGTGAAGGCCAGCCTCCG TCAGCTTACCCAAGAGCTGGAGGAGCTCAAGGAGATCGAGGCCAGTCTGGAGAGACAGGAAAGGGAAGTTGACGAAGACACGACAGTCACCATCCCTTCGGCTGT GTACGTGGCTCAACTTTATCACCGAATCAGTAAAATCGAGTGGGACTATGAGAGTGAGGCGGGCATGGTCAAAGGCA TCCATCACGGCCCCAGCGTCGCCCAGCCTCTCCACCTGGACAGCACCCAGCTCTCCAAGAAGTTCATCAGCGACTATCTCTGGAGCCTGGTGGACACAGACTGGTAG
- the SPC24 gene encoding kinetochore protein Spc24 isoform X2, translating into MAAFRDMEEVSQGLLSLLGANRAEAQQRRLLGRHEQVVERLLETQDNAEQRLREILAMEEEVAQSLLDAKERAHRGGVELQQLQEELQKAGEEDTRVKASLRQELEELKEIEASLERQEREVDEDTTVTIPSAVYVAQLYHRISKIEWDYESEAGMVKGIHHGPSVAQPLHLDSTQLSKKFISDYLWSLVDTDW; encoded by the exons ATGGCGGCCTTCCGCGACATGGAAGAGGTGAGCCAGGGGTTGCTGAGCCTGCTAGGCGCTAACCGCGCGGAGGCGCAGCAACGGCGGCTGCTGGGACGCCACGAACAAGTGGTGGAGCGCCTGCTGGAGACTCAAGACAACGCCGAGCAACGGCTGCGAG AGATCCTGGCCATGGAGGAAGAAGTTGCCCAGAGCCTCCTTGATGCCAAAGAGCGGGCGCACCGGGGCGGCGTCGAGTTGCAGCAGCTCCAAGAGGAGCTTCAGAAGGCGGGCGAGGAGGACACCCGCGTGAAGGCCAGCCTCCG CCAAGAGCTGGAGGAGCTCAAGGAGATCGAGGCCAGTCTGGAGAGACAGGAAAGGGAAGTTGACGAAGACACGACAGTCACCATCCCTTCGGCTGT GTACGTGGCTCAACTTTATCACCGAATCAGTAAAATCGAGTGGGACTATGAGAGTGAGGCGGGCATGGTCAAAGGCA TCCATCACGGCCCCAGCGTCGCCCAGCCTCTCCACCTGGACAGCACCCAGCTCTCCAAGAAGTTCATCAGCGACTATCTCTGGAGCCTGGTGGACACAGACTGGTAG